In Pseudomonadota bacterium, one DNA window encodes the following:
- the ispH gene encoding 4-hydroxy-3-methylbut-2-enyl diphosphate reductase: MEVLKTRHIGFCFGVKRAMNIVLKEAAKGKDKIYTIGPIIHNPQMVEILKEKGITPVGDIFHIEDGVIVFRTHGIKKEEEEYIKRRGLKIIDTTCPFVKRVRRHAMYLRKRGYRVVIVGDKNHPEVKSVLSYLDNDGIVLQKPASIGAKKIGVVSQTTLDKATFLNVVRGLIGEAEELRVYNTICESTEIRQREAAILSEMVDVMLIIGGKNSSNTKKLYSIVKGMQPKTYHIETEEDIKLGWFTGLKKVGITGGASTPDLIIDSVERRVKTF, encoded by the coding sequence ATGGAAGTCTTGAAAACAAGGCACATAGGTTTTTGTTTTGGTGTAAAGAGGGCAATGAACATAGTTTTAAAAGAAGCGGCAAAGGGGAAGGACAAAATATATACAATAGGTCCGATAATCCACAACCCGCAGATGGTGGAGATTTTAAAAGAAAAAGGGATAACGCCGGTTGGCGACATTTTTCATATTGAGGATGGGGTTATAGTCTTTAGAACCCATGGAATCAAAAAAGAGGAAGAGGAGTATATTAAAAGAAGGGGTTTGAAAATAATAGATACCACTTGTCCTTTTGTGAAGAGGGTAAGAAGGCATGCCATGTACCTTAGAAAAAGGGGCTACAGGGTGGTTATTGTGGGGGATAAGAACCATCCTGAAGTGAAAAGTGTATTGAGTTATTTGGATAATGATGGTATTGTATTACAAAAACCTGCTTCTATAGGGGCTAAAAAGATCGGTGTGGTCAGTCAAACCACATTGGATAAGGCAACCTTTTTAAATGTAGTGAGAGGTCTCATAGGGGAGGCGGAAGAATTGAGGGTTTATAATACGATTTGTGAAAGTACGGAAATCAGGCAAAGAGAGGCGGCAATACTTTCGGAAATGGTAGATGTAATGTTGATAATAGGCGGGAAAAATAGCTCAAATACAAAAAAACTTTATAGCATAGTGAAGGGGATGCAACCGAAGACATATCACATAGAGACAGAAGAAGATATAAAGTTAGGGTGGTTTACTGGTTTAAAGAAGGTAGGCATAACAGGGGGGGCTTCAACCCCTGATCTTATAATAGATTCTGTGGAGAGGCGTGTAAAAACTTTTTAG
- a CDS encoding 30S ribosomal protein S1 → MLDTGDTVAQKEKTQEEMKVLYETSLKSLQEGNILKGKVININGETVIVDVGLKSEGKLSINEFMGKSGEANVNVGDQVEVMIVGREKEFGLLLLSKQKVDVIRTWQKIDKSLEEGISIDGDIISEVKSGFMVDIGVNAFLPISQVDIKPVKNPSSFVGRHLKFKVIKVNQRKENVIVSRRMLMEGEKEKRKKEFWKNVKEGQVLYGFVRNITDYGAFVDLGGVDGFLYLNDITWGRITHPKEYLRVGDEIKVKILNIDYEKERLSVGIKQLKPDPWLKIEEKYQEGTKVRGKAVGIVDYGVFVELEQGVEGLLHISEMSWDRRIKNPSKVVNRGDWLELVVLDIDKEKRRISLGMKQLKPDPWQELEAEYPPGSIIKGKVKNLTDFGMFVGIRNGIDGLVHVSEISWSRRKKVVPDLYKKGTLIETLVLNIDRGQKKFSLSIKRLKEDPWRGLISRYHVGDVVEGYITSITDFGVFVEIEDGIEGLIHLSEMDDLQGKHPSDLFKVDDRVGTAILNIDEKDKRIGLSIKALRKKEENTTIETLSNEEGVFSTLGDILEPAIKINNKDSAV, encoded by the coding sequence ATGTTAGATACCGGTGATACCGTGGCACAAAAAGAAAAAACACAAGAGGAGATGAAGGTACTCTATGAAACTTCTTTGAAAAGTTTACAGGAAGGGAACATTTTAAAGGGGAAGGTAATCAACATAAATGGCGAGACCGTAATTGTTGATGTCGGTTTGAAGTCTGAGGGAAAGCTTTCTATTAATGAATTTATGGGAAAGTCCGGCGAGGCAAATGTGAATGTGGGAGATCAAGTGGAAGTAATGATAGTGGGCAGGGAAAAAGAGTTTGGACTCCTTTTACTCTCAAAGCAAAAGGTAGATGTTATCAGAACATGGCAGAAGATAGATAAATCCCTTGAAGAGGGTATTTCGATAGATGGTGATATTATATCAGAGGTAAAAAGTGGTTTTATGGTTGATATAGGGGTAAATGCCTTCCTGCCGATATCGCAGGTAGACATTAAGCCTGTAAAAAATCCTTCTTCTTTTGTAGGCAGGCATCTGAAATTTAAGGTGATTAAGGTAAACCAGAGAAAGGAAAATGTGATAGTTTCAAGAAGGATGCTAATGGAGGGGGAGAAGGAAAAAAGAAAGAAAGAGTTTTGGAAAAATGTTAAAGAGGGACAGGTTTTATACGGTTTTGTGAGGAATATAACCGATTATGGTGCCTTTGTAGATCTCGGTGGGGTGGATGGTTTCCTGTATTTGAATGATATCACGTGGGGTAGAATAACACATCCAAAGGAGTACCTCAGGGTTGGTGATGAGATTAAGGTGAAGATACTCAATATAGACTATGAGAAAGAAAGGCTATCTGTCGGTATTAAACAGCTTAAACCCGATCCATGGTTAAAGATTGAAGAAAAATACCAGGAAGGAACAAAGGTAAGGGGCAAGGCAGTTGGTATCGTTGATTATGGGGTCTTTGTAGAGCTTGAGCAGGGGGTTGAGGGATTGCTCCATATCAGTGAGATGAGCTGGGATAGAAGAATAAAAAACCCGAGTAAGGTTGTAAATAGGGGGGATTGGCTTGAGCTGGTTGTTCTTGATATTGATAAAGAGAAGAGAAGAATTTCCCTTGGGATGAAACAGCTTAAACCCGATCCATGGCAAGAGCTTGAGGCAGAATACCCACCCGGTTCTATTATAAAAGGCAAGGTTAAAAACCTTACTGACTTTGGGATGTTTGTGGGTATAAGAAATGGCATTGATGGACTAGTCCATGTGTCCGAGATTTCATGGTCGAGAAGAAAGAAGGTCGTCCCGGACCTGTATAAAAAAGGAACGTTAATAGAAACCCTTGTGCTCAATATTGATAGAGGACAGAAAAAGTTCTCCCTCAGCATAAAAAGATTGAAGGAGGACCCATGGAGGGGCCTGATATCGAGGTATCATGTTGGTGATGTGGTTGAAGGCTATATTACAAGCATAACAGACTTCGGGGTTTTTGTAGAAATAGAGGATGGTATAGAAGGGCTTATACATTTATCTGAGATGGATGATTTACAGGGGAAGCACCCATCGGATCTGTTTAAAGTAGATGACAGGGTGGGAACAGCCATCTTGAATATAGATGAAAAGGATAAGAGAATCGGGCTGAGCATTAAAGCACTCAGAAAAAAGGAAGAGAACACAACAATAGAGACGCTTTCCAATGAAGAGGGTGTTTTCTCTACCCTGGGCGATATACTTGAACCGGCTATAAAGATAAATAATAAAGACAGCGCTGTATAG
- a CDS encoding (d)CMP kinase yields LSQKRSVREYLTNMQKEIGRGGGVVLEGRDTGSVVFPDAHIKFYLDAKLEERAKRRYLELSSRGVNSELLRVKEEILKRDKVDSERDISPLVIPEDAIYIDTTEIDAVSVVEKLLNIVRSKEYGVRS; encoded by the coding sequence CCTTTCGCAGAAAAGAAGTGTAAGGGAGTATCTTACAAACATGCAGAAGGAGATAGGCAGGGGCGGCGGTGTGGTATTAGAAGGAAGGGACACAGGAAGTGTCGTATTTCCTGATGCCCATATCAAGTTCTATCTCGATGCGAAACTTGAAGAGAGGGCAAAAAGAAGATATCTCGAATTATCTTCAAGGGGTGTAAACTCAGAACTCCTCAGGGTAAAAGAGGAGATATTGAAAAGGGATAAGGTTGATTCAGAAAGAGATATATCGCCTCTCGTTATACCGGAGGATGCGATATATATTGATACAACAGAGATAGATGCTGTTTCAGTGGTGGAGAAGCTACTAAATATAGTAAGGAGTAAGGAGTATGGAGTTAGGAGTTAG
- a CDS encoding Trm112 family protein, which yields MTINKELLDILCCPKCKGDIELNESHDGLICRHCKLLYPIKDDIPIMLIDEAIPITK from the coding sequence ATGACTATTAACAAAGAGCTGCTTGATATACTCTGTTGTCCGAAATGTAAAGGGGATATAGAGCTCAATGAATCTCATGATGGCCTCATATGCAGACACTGTAAGCTCCTGTATCCTATTAAAGATGACATTCCCATAATGCTTATCGATGAAGCAATACCCATTACCAAATAA